The following are encoded in a window of Thermococcus sp. MV5 genomic DNA:
- a CDS encoding type I restriction endonuclease subunit R, whose translation MVEWEHCEKPIIEKLTSVGWQYKKGAEIFEKENEPLLTSRLIKAIKRINNVNDKEAQMALTILNTTPTSIEGARKILHYIKEGVPIKDEKGNPQQIALIDYNNIENNEFLVANQVRHMGKQLRILDALLYINGIPLVAVECKQIKRSWKIAYQQIKAYEEDLPNLFKYVQFSIAIGDRVVYFPNVPGLKNVPVYEWRGKNFDDLDNLVELLKPSSLLDALRYFIFYREDKGVITKVLPRYMQYEASNLIVERAVKYAKEEGHRDRGLIWHWQGSGKTLTMIFSAYKIKRLLGNPTIFFIVDRKELEEQLSGELKSVGLSFEVIDSINKLKKVLMHADGKRGIFVTLIHKFREEELREVREDLIRLSKRDKTIMTRKDVVVFIDEGHRTQYGDLAASMRSILKAASFFAFTGTPISKKDRDTYQVFGYPDEPYLHRYFITDSIRDGFTVKIAYQPRLENDVHLKKEELEAFLSSKLEEIPEEYREKVKTELKKRLNTIKVFLKNPKRIKLIAGDIAKHYIEHVEPFKAMVVAVDREACVFYKEALDKLLPPDYTEVVMTYNPSDPNEPGKIREYHKKLRERFSGKDDKEITEEIVNRFKYKDTPKILIVTDMLLTGFDAPILQTMYLDKPLKEHRLLQAIARTNRPYLRDGENIKAFGLIIDYVGIFKELKRALEIYDEIDIREVATDIKKIKEKLKSDIEKALSFFEEIEVKDDRENIMKAVEILFKKESWDEFQKLYRSIRYHYKLLKEDRLEFKNTFTWLTQVYYAYYAKVEGLPPEIEIKKDEFVEDALKFIHRTVDIGKITKDFPIIEIDEKFLEKITKQKPNERMFTDLLFAVRRYINVHRGPLTEDLVEQVESIVERWKHKKEEIAKLYKEILKIAQQIQEREEEKKKLNLSELEYSIVTILKRHVGDNPRLIEDTKTLLNETEDLRFPRWQEKSDIISTISREVMRFLVRKYKGEIDNVIRTRDEIMEVLKRWG comes from the coding sequence ATGGTGGAGTGGGAACACTGTGAAAAGCCCATAATCGAAAAACTCACCTCAGTAGGGTGGCAATACAAAAAAGGAGCTGAAATTTTTGAGAAGGAGAACGAACCCCTCCTAACCTCTCGATTAATAAAAGCCATTAAGAGAATTAACAATGTAAATGATAAAGAAGCTCAAATGGCCCTAACAATATTAAATACCACTCCTACAAGCATTGAAGGTGCTAGAAAGATTTTACATTACATAAAAGAAGGAGTACCAATAAAAGATGAAAAAGGAAATCCACAACAAATAGCACTTATTGACTACAATAATATCGAAAACAACGAGTTTTTAGTTGCTAACCAAGTTAGACACATGGGAAAACAACTCAGAATTTTAGACGCCCTCTTATACATTAACGGCATCCCCCTGGTCGCTGTGGAGTGCAAACAAATAAAAAGAAGTTGGAAAATCGCTTATCAACAGATAAAGGCCTATGAAGAAGATCTACCAAATCTTTTCAAATACGTTCAGTTTAGCATCGCAATTGGTGATAGAGTAGTTTACTTTCCAAATGTCCCCGGGCTTAAAAATGTCCCAGTGTACGAGTGGAGAGGAAAAAACTTCGATGATCTAGACAATCTGGTGGAACTCCTAAAACCTTCATCTCTCTTAGATGCACTAAGATATTTCATTTTTTATAGAGAAGACAAAGGCGTTATAACTAAAGTCCTTCCAAGATATATGCAGTATGAGGCATCTAACTTAATAGTTGAAAGAGCTGTTAAGTATGCCAAAGAAGAAGGACACAGGGATAGAGGCTTAATCTGGCACTGGCAGGGAAGCGGCAAGACTCTCACCATGATTTTCTCAGCTTATAAAATAAAGAGACTCCTTGGAAACCCAACCATATTTTTTATAGTCGATAGAAAAGAACTCGAAGAACAGCTCTCAGGAGAACTTAAATCCGTTGGATTGAGCTTCGAAGTTATAGATTCAATAAACAAGCTCAAAAAAGTGCTTATGCACGCCGATGGAAAAAGAGGGATCTTTGTAACTCTTATCCACAAATTCAGAGAAGAAGAACTTAGAGAAGTCAGAGAAGACCTCATTAGACTAAGTAAACGAGATAAAACAATAATGACTCGAAAGGATGTTGTAGTATTCATAGATGAAGGACATAGAACACAATACGGAGATCTCGCTGCAAGCATGCGTTCCATACTTAAAGCAGCTTCTTTCTTCGCATTTACCGGAACACCAATATCTAAAAAAGATAGGGATACTTACCAAGTCTTTGGTTATCCCGATGAACCTTATCTTCACAGATACTTCATAACTGATTCTATAAGAGATGGATTTACAGTCAAAATAGCTTACCAGCCAAGGCTTGAAAATGATGTGCATTTAAAGAAAGAAGAACTGGAGGCATTTCTCTCATCAAAGCTTGAGGAGATACCAGAAGAGTACAGAGAGAAGGTTAAAACTGAGTTAAAGAAGAGATTAAATACTATAAAAGTCTTTTTAAAGAATCCAAAGAGAATAAAGCTAATTGCCGGGGACATAGCAAAACATTACATAGAACATGTGGAGCCATTTAAAGCTATGGTGGTTGCAGTTGATAGGGAAGCATGTGTTTTTTACAAAGAAGCACTTGATAAGTTATTACCCCCCGATTATACAGAGGTTGTGATGACATATAATCCAAGTGACCCAAATGAACCAGGAAAAATAAGGGAGTACCATAAAAAACTTAGAGAACGCTTTTCGGGAAAAGATGACAAAGAAATTACCGAAGAAATAGTAAACAGGTTTAAATACAAAGATACTCCAAAGATATTGATAGTCACTGATATGCTTTTAACAGGATTTGATGCTCCAATTTTACAGACCATGTATTTAGATAAACCTCTAAAAGAGCATCGTCTTCTCCAAGCCATAGCTAGAACCAATAGACCATATCTGAGAGATGGAGAGAACATAAAGGCCTTCGGACTTATAATAGATTATGTTGGAATTTTTAAAGAGCTTAAGCGGGCCTTGGAGATTTACGATGAGATAGACATACGAGAAGTTGCCACTGACATCAAAAAGATAAAAGAAAAACTTAAAAGCGATATAGAAAAGGCCCTATCTTTTTTTGAAGAGATTGAAGTTAAAGATGATAGAGAAAATATAATGAAGGCCGTTGAGATTTTATTCAAGAAAGAGTCTTGGGATGAATTCCAGAAACTTTATAGAAGTATTAGATACCACTATAAACTCTTGAAAGAAGACAGATTGGAGTTTAAAAATACCTTCACATGGCTGACTCAGGTTTATTATGCATACTACGCCAAAGTCGAAGGGTTACCCCCAGAAATCGAGATCAAAAAAGATGAATTTGTTGAGGATGCCCTGAAATTCATTCATAGAACTGTAGACATCGGAAAGATTACTAAAGATTTCCCGATAATAGAAATTGATGAAAAATTTTTGGAGAAGATTACAAAGCAGAAACCCAACGAGAGAATGTTTACTGACTTGCTATTTGCTGTTAGGAGATACATAAACGTTCATCGTGGTCCTCTTACAGAAGATCTCGTGGAACAAGTGGAAAGCATTGTGGAAAGGTGGAAGCACAAGAAAGAAGAAATAGCTAAGCTCTATAAAGAAATATTGAAGATTGCTCAACAAATCCAAGAAAGAGAAGAGGAAAAGAAGAAATTGAATTTAAGTGAGCTAGAGTATTCCATTGTGACTATTTTAAAACGGCACGTAGGTGACAATCCGCGATTAATAGAAGATACAAAAACTCTTCTCAATGAAACTGAAGATCTAAGATTTCCAAGATGGCAAGAAAAAAGCGATATAATAAGCACCATCTCCAGAGAAGTTATGCGATTTCTAGTCAGGAAGTATAAAGGTGAAATAGATAACGTCATCAGAACCAGAGATGAAATCATGGAGGTGCTCAAAAGGTGGGGTTAA
- a CDS encoding type II toxin-antitoxin system VapC family toxin, producing MSRSEVFIDSSVLVGLNLGDEKAKELVKSLIEKGYTLITNPIVFSETAYKVMFTLALRDGLKGVHDLKKHLSKYTWAYGKVKDSIALLIKNEFLKVVEVNWEILELSAKIGEKYTLLTNDAIIAATCKHYGIKKIATFDRDFKKVDFLEVIDSP from the coding sequence ATGAGTCGCTCTGAGGTGTTTATTGATTCTTCTGTGCTGGTTGGCTTAAATCTTGGAGACGAGAAAGCAAAAGAACTCGTAAAATCCCTCATAGAAAAGGGATATACCCTCATCACAAATCCCATAGTTTTCTCTGAAACGGCGTATAAGGTTATGTTCACTTTGGCCCTTAGGGATGGACTAAAAGGAGTTCATGACCTAAAAAAGCATTTAAGCAAATATACTTGGGCCTATGGGAAGGTTAAAGACTCAATTGCACTACTAATAAAAAATGAATTTTTAAAGGTTGTCGAAGTCAACTGGGAAATACTTGAGTTATCTGCGAAAATTGGAGAGAAATACACTCTTTTGACCAACGACGCGATAATAGCTGCTACATGTAAACACTATGGGATAAAGAAGATAGCAACTTTTGATAGGGATTTTAAGAAAGTTGACTTCCTTGAAGTTATTGACTCTCCATAG
- a CDS encoding antitoxin AF2212-like protein has translation MQVIEAVYENGVLKPLKKLKLKEHSKVIIKIIDEEELDKLLSSMVIEKIENIDYKKLKEAYYESL, from the coding sequence ATGCAGGTTATTGAGGCCGTTTATGAGAATGGGGTTTTAAAGCCCCTGAAAAAGCTTAAGCTTAAAGAGCACTCAAAGGTTATCATTAAGATAATAGATGAGGAGGAGCTTGATAAACTTCTCAGCTCAATGGTTATTGAGAAGATTGAGAATATTGACTACAAGAAGCTCAAGGAGGCTTATTATGAGTCGCTCTGA